A region from the Francisella orientalis FNO12 genome encodes:
- the cmk gene encoding (d)CMP kinase, translated as MNNSKIITVDGLSGVGKGTLSKKLAKYFDYKLLDSGAIYRIAALHCYNAGANLDSENDVCSKLESLDISFKVKNDSIIVLLNNANVTKAIRTEQTGMLASKTSAYPKVRQMLHDKMLSFATDAGLVADGRDMGTVVFPDAKYKFFLDASSEVRAQRRYDELLTKGENPDFAKIKNDIEQRDLQDRNRKVAPLKPAADAILVDTSNLSIEEVFQKVLNHINNL; from the coding sequence ATGAACAACTCTAAGATAATAACTGTAGATGGACTAAGTGGTGTCGGTAAAGGAACATTATCAAAAAAATTAGCAAAGTACTTTGACTATAAGCTTTTGGATAGTGGCGCAATATATAGAATAGCGGCATTACACTGCTATAATGCTGGTGCTAATCTAGATAGTGAAAATGATGTTTGTAGTAAGCTTGAATCACTAGACATATCGTTTAAAGTCAAAAATGATTCTATAATAGTCCTTCTAAATAATGCTAATGTGACTAAAGCTATCCGTACCGAACAAACTGGTATGCTAGCATCAAAAACTTCTGCATATCCAAAAGTACGCCAAATGTTACATGATAAAATGCTCTCTTTTGCAACTGACGCTGGACTTGTAGCAGATGGTAGAGATATGGGTACAGTTGTTTTCCCTGATGCTAAATACAAATTCTTCTTAGATGCTAGCTCAGAAGTTAGAGCCCAAAGAAGATATGATGAGTTACTAACAAAAGGTGAAAACCCTGATTTTGCTAAAATCAAAAATGATATCGAGCAAAGAGATTTACAAGACAGAAATAGAAAAGTAGCTCCTTTGAAGCCTGCTGCTGATGCTATTTTAGTTGATACCAGCAACCTATCTATCGAAGAAGTTTTCCAAAAAGTTTTAAATCATATTAACAATCTTTAA